In Cotesia glomerata isolate CgM1 linkage group LG1, MPM_Cglom_v2.3, whole genome shotgun sequence, one genomic interval encodes:
- the LOC123274968 gene encoding NKAP family protein CG6066, giving the protein MQICFYLFLLNVWSINMDVRRRERENIGLKGVSQVWGKSPTRIEDSDDEDEVTVKKRDHSPERRKKSKKDKKKKSKKLKKEKKSKKEKKKSKKRKRKYSDSSSSDSGSSDDDDGQVKWVEKGSEQVKSKKKRRSSSDDSGDESVVGPLQKQHVTLSAKDFGKALLPGEGAAMAAYIAEGKRIPRRGEIGLTSDEIASYESVGYVMSGSRHRRMEAVRIRKENQIYSADEKRALAMFSKEERQKRENLILGQFREMVSQKLAQEENK; this is encoded by the exons aTGCAAATatgcttttatttatttttattaaatgtttggAGCATCAACATGGACGTACGTAGAAGAGAACGTGAAAATATTGGTTTAAAAGGAGTAAGTCAAGTCTGGGGTAAATCTCCTACAAGAATAGAAGA TTCTGACGACGAAGATGAAGTAACTGTCAAAAAACGTGATCATTCACCGGAGCGACGtaagaaaagtaaaaaagacaagaaaaaa aaaagtaaaaaattaaaaaaggaaaagaaatctaaaaaagaaaaaaagaagagTAAAAAAAGGAAACGTAAATACTCAGATAGCAGTTCGAGTGATTCAGGATCATCCGATGACGATGATGGTCAAGTTAAGTGGGTTGAGAAAGGGAGCGAACAAgttaaaagtaaaaagaaGCGTAGATCCAGTTCTGATGACAGTGGTGATGAAAGTGTTGTTGGTCCACTACAAAAACAACATGTCACTTTGTCTGCTAAAGACTTTGGTAAAGCTTTATTACCTGGTGAAGGAGCTGCAATGGCTGCTTATATTGCTGAGGGTAAACGTATCCCACGTCGTGGTGAAATAGGTCTTACTTCTGATGAAATAGCTTCCTATGAAAGCGTTGGATATGTTATGAGTGGTAGcag gcATCGTCGAATGGAAGCTGTTCGTATACGAAAGGAGAACCAAATTTATTCAGCGGACGAGAAACGAGCGTTGGCGATGTTCAGTAAAGAAGAACGTCAGAAACGTGAAAACTTAATTCTAGGACAATTTAGAGAAATGGTCAGTCAGAAACTGGCTcaggaagaaaataaataa
- the LOC123274971 gene encoding rhodanese domain-containing protein CG4456-like isoform X1 — translation MNNLIIRNYRVVLLRCCGYICKDKDKLCKVFNVGGLNQFTKSRVGLVSSVNYSTKLENMRGQGDEKNIIGYEELLADQKNDKVLIIDVREQKEIDETGKLPRSIHIPMGNVTQMLNLTDEEFKNQFNKSKPHKDTKIVLSCRSGMRSANVQQELLKLGYENAYNYIGGWSEWESKQKS, via the exons atgaataatttaattattcgaaattATCGGGTTGTGTTGTTGCGATGTTGTGGTTATATTTGTaaagataaagataaattatGTAAAGTATTTAATGTTGGGGGACTTAATCAATTTACAAAAA GTAGAGTGGGATTAGTAAGCAGTGTGAATTATTCGacaaaacttgaaaatatGCGAGGTCAgggtgatgaaaaaaatataattggtTATGAAGAACTTCTAGCCGATCagaaaaatgataaagttctgataattgatgttagagagcaaaaagaaattgatgaAACTGGAAAATTACCTCGAAGTATTCATATACcca tgggAAATGTAACACAAATGTTAAATCTAACGGatgaagaatttaaaaatcagtTTAACAAATCAAAACCTCACAAGGATACTAAAATAGTATTGAGTTGTAGGTCTGGAATGAGAAGTGCTAATGTGCAACAGGAATTATTGAAACTTGGATATGAAAA TGCGTACAATTATATCGGAGGTTGGTCTGAATGGGaaagtaaacaaaaatcataa
- the LOC123274971 gene encoding rhodanese domain-containing protein CG4456-like isoform X2: MNNICIYVYICVYICTCRVGLVSSVNYSTKLENMRGQGDEKNIIGYEELLADQKNDKVLIIDVREQKEIDETGKLPRSIHIPMGNVTQMLNLTDEEFKNQFNKSKPHKDTKIVLSCRSGMRSANVQQELLKLGYENAYNYIGGWSEWESKQKS; the protein is encoded by the exons ATGAataatatatgcatatatgtgtatatatgtgtatatatatgtactt GTAGAGTGGGATTAGTAAGCAGTGTGAATTATTCGacaaaacttgaaaatatGCGAGGTCAgggtgatgaaaaaaatataattggtTATGAAGAACTTCTAGCCGATCagaaaaatgataaagttctgataattgatgttagagagcaaaaagaaattgatgaAACTGGAAAATTACCTCGAAGTATTCATATACcca tgggAAATGTAACACAAATGTTAAATCTAACGGatgaagaatttaaaaatcagtTTAACAAATCAAAACCTCACAAGGATACTAAAATAGTATTGAGTTGTAGGTCTGGAATGAGAAGTGCTAATGTGCAACAGGAATTATTGAAACTTGGATATGAAAA TGCGTACAATTATATCGGAGGTTGGTCTGAATGGGaaagtaaacaaaaatcataa